From Marivirga harenae, one genomic window encodes:
- a CDS encoding mechanosensitive ion channel family protein — protein MQNNKIDSVKTELSEPLQVVTSKIDSWMDILVDMIPNMLLSVILLILFLVIAKFSRKVFIKIFQKSSDNKALENLFATIIYYAMLGIGLFIILDILNLDKAVTSLLAGVGVVGLALGFAFQDIAANFVSGVILAFRKPFLIDDVIQLGDLMGEVSRTNLRVTVIRTFQGQEVYVPNKDVLSNPITNYSVLKQRRIDLAVGVSYGDNLKKVKDLVLSTLDNLEDVIRKDEMIFTYAEFGSSSINFEIKFWIEYPINPSYLEMRSKAIMAIKEAFDKNDITIPFPIRTLDFGIKGGEKLSEMNIGSSRGLGSK, from the coding sequence ATGCAAAATAATAAAATAGATTCTGTAAAAACTGAATTAAGTGAACCCTTACAAGTTGTAACATCCAAAATTGATTCGTGGATGGATATATTGGTTGATATGATTCCCAATATGTTATTATCCGTGATTCTTTTAATCCTCTTTTTAGTCATCGCAAAATTTTCACGGAAAGTCTTCATTAAAATATTTCAGAAGTCGTCTGATAATAAGGCTCTTGAAAACCTATTTGCTACTATTATTTATTATGCAATGCTGGGAATAGGCTTGTTCATTATTTTAGATATTTTGAATTTGGACAAGGCCGTGACCTCTCTTTTGGCTGGCGTTGGAGTAGTGGGCTTAGCATTAGGTTTTGCGTTTCAAGATATAGCTGCAAATTTTGTTTCAGGAGTTATTTTAGCCTTTAGGAAGCCTTTTTTAATTGATGATGTCATTCAGCTTGGAGATTTGATGGGGGAGGTAAGTAGAACGAACTTGAGAGTAACTGTTATTCGGACTTTTCAGGGTCAGGAAGTTTATGTTCCTAATAAAGATGTGTTGTCTAATCCTATCACTAATTATTCAGTTTTAAAGCAACGAAGAATTGATTTGGCAGTAGGGGTATCTTATGGAGATAATTTAAAAAAGGTAAAAGATTTAGTTTTAAGCACTTTAGATAATTTGGAAGACGTAATAAGAAAGGACGAGATGATTTTCACTTATGCTGAGTTTGGTAGCAGTTCTATAAATTTTGAAATCAAATTCTGGATAGAGTATCCTATTAACCCAAGTTATTTAGAAATGAGATCAAAAGCCATTATGGCTATCAAGGAAGCATTCGATAAAAATGATATTACCATACCATTTCCCATCAGAACGCTTGATTTCGGTATTAAAGGTGGTGAGAAGCTATCTGAAATGAACATAGGTTCTTCGCGTGGTTTAGGTAGTAAGTAA
- a CDS encoding SOS response-associated peptidase has product MCYDVAYFTQKKQKYKKRHPDKDLSALESLFDENGNPVKPMFHITGFDHPKLPVITNLNPDQFALFEWGLIPFWANDREQANEIHNKTINARGETMFDKPSFRKASTDRRCIIMIDGFFEHQHKKKQQLPYYISLKDNSPISLAGIWEEWENPDSGNTISTISVVTTKANPLMAKIHNNPKLKEPRMPLILPRELETEWLTDINDKVSEEQVKALIQPFDENLMQAWSVKPVRGKKIKTQTKDIIAKHEYGEQLGLF; this is encoded by the coding sequence ATGTGCTATGATGTTGCTTATTTCACACAAAAGAAACAGAAATATAAGAAAAGGCATCCTGATAAGGATTTGAGCGCCTTGGAATCATTGTTTGACGAAAACGGAAACCCAGTTAAACCAATGTTTCACATCACGGGCTTCGATCATCCTAAACTGCCAGTGATCACAAATCTCAACCCAGATCAATTTGCATTGTTCGAATGGGGATTAATTCCTTTTTGGGCCAATGACAGGGAACAAGCAAATGAAATTCATAATAAAACCATTAATGCCCGTGGTGAAACCATGTTTGATAAGCCATCATTTAGAAAAGCATCAACAGACAGAAGATGCATAATTATGATTGACGGATTTTTTGAACACCAACATAAAAAAAAGCAACAGCTGCCGTACTATATTAGCTTGAAAGATAATTCACCTATTAGTTTAGCTGGAATTTGGGAAGAATGGGAAAATCCTGATAGTGGAAATACAATTTCCACTATCAGTGTGGTAACAACTAAGGCAAATCCTCTGATGGCAAAAATTCACAATAACCCAAAATTAAAAGAGCCACGAATGCCTTTGATTCTCCCCAGAGAGCTAGAAACTGAATGGTTGACAGATATCAATGATAAAGTAAGTGAAGAACAAGTAAAAGCTTTGATTCAACCCTTTGACGAAAACCTTATGCAAGCGTGGTCTGTGAAACCAGTAAGAGGAAAGAAAATTAAAACCCAAACAAAAGATATTATCGCCAAGCATGAGTATGGAGAGCAACTGGGGTTGTTTTAA
- the paaN gene encoding phenylacetic acid degradation protein PaaN, whose translation MSLYEKHKDTLKKAIDAVHDRSFYAQYPEHPSPKIYGETADKDGQDKFKASLDKKFEDLLQTDPEAWIGQEESPYLQKPLGILYPSFSADTLINRSKKAWTQWRNTSIDDRAAILVESLDRFKERFFENAYATMHTTGQGYMMAFQASGPHAADRAMEAVAFGYDELKRFPEKKFWDKPMGKFNVQLNKSWKPMPKGLSMVVGCSTFPTWNSVPGLYASLITGNPCIVKPHPGAILPMAIVVSEIQKVLKENGIDPNVCQLAPDTYDKMITKDLAENKAIKLIDYTGSATFGNYLEGLDGKTVFTEKTGVNSVILDSAENIDKVAQNLAFSLCLYSGQMCTCPQNFFIPEDGINTPDGKVSFEDFAEKLVASINGLVDNPKAGPFVLGAIQNPNTLSHTEEAKKLGGKVWLESRSIANPMFEKARTATPIVVEMNASDEDKFTKELFGPVVLLIKTKDTNQSVDLASSLAENHGAISCAAYTTDENTKNLIMDKMGMAATSVSFNLTGAIHVNQNAGFSDFHVTGGNPAGNASLTNPEYLIKRFTWVGFREPA comes from the coding sequence ATGAGTTTATACGAAAAGCACAAAGACACTTTAAAAAAGGCTATAGATGCTGTTCATGACCGATCTTTTTATGCTCAATATCCAGAGCATCCTTCTCCCAAGATATACGGGGAAACGGCTGATAAAGATGGTCAAGATAAATTTAAAGCAAGTTTGGACAAAAAATTTGAAGACTTACTGCAAACTGATCCTGAGGCCTGGATTGGGCAAGAAGAATCTCCATATTTACAAAAGCCTTTAGGGATTTTGTATCCATCTTTCAGTGCCGATACTTTGATAAACAGAAGTAAAAAAGCATGGACGCAATGGAGAAATACTTCTATTGATGACAGGGCAGCGATTTTAGTTGAGAGCTTAGATCGATTTAAGGAACGCTTCTTTGAAAATGCTTACGCAACTATGCATACCACTGGACAAGGATATATGATGGCTTTTCAAGCCTCTGGTCCGCATGCTGCTGACCGTGCGATGGAAGCTGTAGCCTTTGGCTATGATGAATTGAAGAGATTCCCAGAAAAGAAGTTTTGGGATAAGCCAATGGGAAAGTTTAATGTTCAATTAAATAAAAGTTGGAAACCAATGCCAAAAGGACTCAGCATGGTAGTAGGTTGCAGTACCTTTCCTACTTGGAATTCAGTACCAGGCTTATATGCGTCTTTAATCACTGGCAACCCTTGTATAGTCAAACCACATCCGGGTGCTATTTTACCAATGGCAATTGTAGTTTCTGAAATTCAAAAAGTATTAAAGGAAAACGGGATTGATCCAAATGTTTGTCAATTAGCCCCTGATACCTATGATAAAATGATCACTAAGGACTTAGCGGAAAATAAAGCCATCAAATTAATTGACTATACCGGAAGTGCTACATTTGGTAATTACTTGGAAGGTCTGGACGGAAAAACTGTTTTCACTGAAAAAACCGGTGTCAATTCAGTTATACTGGATTCAGCAGAAAATATAGATAAGGTAGCTCAAAATCTAGCATTTTCTCTTTGTCTTTATTCTGGTCAGATGTGTACATGTCCACAAAACTTCTTTATACCAGAAGATGGTATCAATACTCCTGATGGGAAAGTAAGTTTTGAAGATTTTGCTGAAAAATTAGTAGCTAGCATCAACGGACTCGTAGATAATCCGAAGGCAGGCCCATTTGTTTTAGGAGCTATTCAAAATCCAAATACTTTAAGTCACACTGAAGAAGCTAAAAAATTAGGTGGAAAAGTATGGTTAGAAAGTAGAAGTATTGCTAATCCAATGTTTGAAAAAGCAAGAACTGCTACACCAATTGTAGTTGAAATGAATGCATCAGATGAAGATAAATTCACTAAGGAGCTATTTGGCCCAGTAGTACTACTAATTAAAACAAAGGATACTAATCAATCAGTGGATTTAGCTTCCAGTTTAGCAGAAAACCATGGAGCCATATCGTGCGCTGCTTACACTACAGATGAAAATACCAAAAACCTGATTATGGATAAAATGGGAATGGCAGCTACATCTGTTAGTTTTAACTTAACAGGAGCTATTCATGTTAATCAAAATGCTGGATTTTCTGATTTCCATGTAACCGGTGGTAACCCCGCTGGAAATGCTTCCTTAACTAATCCGGAATATCTAATCAAAAGATTTACTTGGGTTGGGTTTAGAGAACCTGCATAA
- a CDS encoding M16 family metallopeptidase: MKSLAIAFLLFLSAGFAWSQNSEIEKSLKKPIPLDPKVKIGTLENGLTYYIRQNEKPEDKVEFRLVINAGSMQENDSQLGLAHFTEHMAFNGTENFKKNELVDYLQSAGVKFGADLNAYTSFDETVYILPIPTDKETIENGLTVLEDWANGLLMTEEEIDKERGVVLEEWRLGQGASQRMRDEYFPVLFKDSRYAERLPIGKKEILENFEYETLRSFYADWYRPNLMAVIAVGDIDPTEMEKEIKKRFGDLKNPKKPKEKKLYEVPAHENTYVSIVSDKEANFNQIQLYYKHDNEDMKKLSDMRRDMVYSMYNGMLGQRLNELSQSAEPPFLFAGTNFSPMVRTKSAYSSFAIVGENGFENGVKAIVEENERVKRHGFNSSELERYKKTFLNNAEKRVKELDKTESNRFASAYIQHFLSENPIPGAEFEFEFYKNLINTISLPEINQLANRWITEENRVVVLTGVEKEGVEMPTEESILGILNEVESSDIAPYKDEEVAESFMTTAPKAGKVVKENSLTDLGVTELELSNGVRVVLKPTEFKNDEVKMRAFSFGGHSQYDMEDYYSATNATSLVSEAGVADFSNTDIQKMLSGKTVRVNPYIGSLSEGFSAQASPQDLEEMFQLTNLYFTAPRMDEEAFGSYVSKNKMLYGNLMSNPQFYYSDKLSMILSQDNPRGGGFPKAEDLDKIDFKRAYEIYQDRFADASDFTFVFVGNFDVEGIKPLLETYLGSLPSVERKDNWVDLGIRPPEGVVKEEIIKGTDQKSYATILYHGETEYDRQKSYHLSSLGELVTNELIDILREEKSGVYGVGASGSMQRLPENRYSFRIAFPCGPENVEDLVNTTHEILLDIKKNGVKEEDLDKVKEAQLKGLKEDLKKNDYWLNRLYSFYYYDDDLSNFIVTEDKIKSLKAEDLKVAANEFLKEDQFVEAILLPEVESAD; the protein is encoded by the coding sequence ATGAAATCTTTAGCGATTGCATTCTTGCTTTTTCTTTCAGCAGGATTTGCGTGGTCGCAGAATTCGGAAATTGAAAAGTCCTTAAAGAAACCAATCCCATTGGATCCAAAAGTGAAGATTGGGACCTTAGAAAATGGCTTAACTTATTACATCCGTCAAAATGAAAAACCAGAGGACAAGGTGGAGTTCCGCTTGGTAATTAATGCAGGTTCCATGCAAGAAAATGACTCACAATTGGGCTTGGCACATTTTACTGAGCACATGGCATTTAACGGGACTGAAAACTTTAAAAAGAATGAATTAGTGGATTATTTACAATCCGCAGGAGTAAAATTTGGTGCTGATTTGAATGCTTACACAAGTTTTGATGAAACCGTCTACATTTTACCAATCCCAACTGATAAGGAAACTATTGAAAATGGCCTGACAGTGCTTGAAGACTGGGCAAACGGTTTACTAATGACAGAGGAGGAAATCGATAAGGAAAGAGGCGTTGTTTTGGAAGAGTGGAGATTAGGACAAGGTGCTAGTCAAAGAATGAGAGATGAGTATTTCCCAGTTCTTTTTAAAGATTCTCGTTATGCGGAGAGATTACCGATTGGTAAAAAGGAAATCTTAGAAAATTTTGAATATGAAACGCTTCGCTCGTTCTATGCGGATTGGTATCGTCCGAATCTGATGGCGGTTATTGCTGTAGGTGATATTGATCCGACTGAAATGGAAAAGGAAATCAAAAAGCGATTTGGTGATTTGAAAAATCCTAAAAAACCAAAAGAGAAGAAGTTATATGAAGTACCAGCTCATGAAAATACCTATGTTAGCATCGTATCTGATAAAGAAGCCAACTTTAATCAAATTCAACTCTACTACAAGCATGATAATGAGGACATGAAGAAGTTATCTGACATGAGAAGGGACATGGTTTACAGTATGTATAACGGTATGTTGGGCCAAAGATTGAATGAATTAAGTCAGTCTGCTGAGCCGCCATTCTTGTTTGCCGGTACTAATTTTTCACCAATGGTTCGAACTAAGAGTGCCTATTCCTCTTTTGCCATTGTAGGTGAAAATGGTTTTGAAAATGGAGTTAAGGCGATTGTAGAAGAGAATGAAAGAGTGAAGAGGCATGGATTTAATTCATCCGAGTTAGAGCGTTACAAAAAGACATTTTTAAATAATGCTGAAAAGCGAGTTAAAGAATTGGATAAAACAGAATCAAATAGGTTTGCTAGTGCATACATCCAGCATTTCTTGAGCGAAAACCCTATTCCTGGAGCTGAATTTGAGTTTGAATTTTATAAAAATTTGATCAATACTATTTCACTTCCAGAAATCAATCAGTTAGCTAATAGGTGGATTACAGAAGAAAATAGGGTGGTTGTTTTGACTGGAGTTGAAAAGGAAGGTGTAGAGATGCCAACAGAGGAATCTATTTTGGGAATTTTGAACGAAGTGGAAAGCTCCGATATTGCACCTTATAAAGATGAAGAAGTGGCCGAAAGCTTCATGACCACCGCTCCCAAAGCAGGCAAGGTCGTAAAAGAAAATTCGTTAACAGATTTAGGTGTAACTGAATTAGAGTTAAGCAACGGAGTTCGCGTGGTATTAAAACCAACTGAGTTTAAAAATGACGAAGTAAAAATGAGAGCTTTTAGCTTTGGTGGACATAGTCAATATGATATGGAAGATTATTACTCTGCGACTAATGCCACATCATTAGTTTCTGAGGCTGGAGTTGCAGATTTCTCAAATACAGATATTCAGAAAATGCTTTCTGGTAAAACAGTTAGAGTAAATCCATATATAGGAAGTTTGTCAGAAGGGTTTAGTGCTCAAGCCAGTCCACAAGATTTGGAGGAAATGTTTCAATTAACAAACCTTTATTTTACAGCCCCTAGAATGGACGAAGAAGCTTTTGGATCATATGTTAGTAAAAACAAAATGCTGTACGGTAATTTAATGTCTAACCCACAATTTTATTACAGTGATAAGTTGAGCATGATCCTTTCTCAAGATAACCCAAGAGGCGGTGGCTTTCCTAAAGCTGAAGATTTAGATAAAATTGATTTTAAAAGAGCATACGAAATCTATCAAGATCGATTTGCAGATGCTAGTGATTTCACTTTTGTATTTGTAGGGAACTTTGACGTTGAAGGGATTAAACCCTTACTGGAAACTTATCTAGGTAGTTTGCCAAGTGTGGAGAGAAAAGATAATTGGGTTGATTTAGGAATTCGACCGCCAGAAGGAGTAGTAAAGGAAGAGATCATTAAGGGAACTGACCAAAAAAGTTATGCTACTATATTGTATCATGGTGAAACAGAATATGATAGGCAGAAAAGTTATCATTTAAGTTCTTTGGGTGAGTTGGTTACCAATGAATTGATTGATATTTTGAGAGAAGAAAAAAGTGGGGTGTATGGCGTAGGTGCTTCAGGTAGTATGCAAAGATTGCCTGAAAATCGTTATTCATTTAGGATTGCCTTTCCATGTGGACCTGAAAATGTAGAAGATCTAGTAAATACTACACACGAAATCTTACTTGATATTAAGAAAAATGGAGTGAAAGAAGAAGATCTAGATAAGGTGAAAGAAGCACAATTGAAGGGATTGAAAGAGGATTTAAAGAAGAACGACTACTGGTTAAACAGACTTTATAGCTTTTATTATTACGATGATGATTTAAGTAATTTTATTGTTACAGAAGACAAAATTAAGTCTTTAAAAGCTGAGGACCTAAAAGTAGCGGCTAATGAATTCCTAAAAGAAGACCAATTTGTGGAAGCTATCTTGCTACCCGAAGTGGAATCGGCTGACTAA
- a CDS encoding DUF3857 domain-containing protein, with product MKFSIIVAVLLISVSFSAMAESGSGVKINSTVLKDQTVFVIKSQKEAVIRNEYVAIIRNKYAGRAKEIAIFYDDFTEIKNAEVSIHSLDGKQIEKIKLKDFEDYGVGLSNTASDSRLKYFEPKLSSYPYILKVSYELHKSGSLHYPIWRPQQEENMEVKSASFTVEDYSGNGIQYKMYQLAEPKISKDGKANIYKWTVENLSTFEFEYYNYSLEDYTPILYTAPKNFEMDGVKGDMSSWESFGKWMAKLNEGRDDISNLDLSDLDGRIKNANTDMDKIRLVYDYLQNNTRYVSIQLGIGGWQPFEASFVHEKKYGDCKALSNYTQALLERYEVYSFYTLIRAGKYQNEVKEDFPNAHFNHAIVTVPMEKDTIFLECTSQTNPFGYTGTFTSNRNALMITPEGGKLISTKKYSPDVNAQFTYVKVDMTDAEETSIAFERNYKGMQIENHDFDRLYWKDSNEFKKWLRKHHEWGGQKIGNSNLLALTDNPIPEAGYRVEFTSNSEFVNMGDRKFISPGRYLDSYLPNLPNKDRETAIKVTYGYTQYDTIRYQMDQFHILEKDLTRLELNSEYGEYFRELKKEGQEIIFVRKFKMVDGEYPVEKYEEFKDFIQKVRSADQEKFVLLNKT from the coding sequence ATGAAGTTTTCAATAATAGTTGCCGTATTACTTATTTCTGTGAGCTTTTCAGCGATGGCAGAATCCGGATCCGGCGTGAAAATAAATTCAACTGTGCTCAAGGACCAAACTGTTTTTGTAATCAAAAGTCAAAAAGAAGCAGTAATTCGAAATGAATATGTAGCTATCATTCGAAATAAATATGCAGGGAGGGCAAAGGAGATTGCTATTTTTTATGATGATTTTACCGAAATTAAAAATGCCGAGGTATCTATTCATAGTTTAGATGGCAAGCAGATTGAAAAAATAAAGCTAAAGGATTTTGAAGATTATGGAGTTGGTTTAAGTAATACTGCATCTGATAGCAGATTGAAATACTTTGAACCTAAACTTAGCAGTTATCCTTATATCCTGAAAGTATCCTATGAATTGCATAAATCAGGTTCATTGCATTACCCCATCTGGCGTCCGCAGCAGGAAGAAAATATGGAAGTGAAAAGTGCTTCTTTTACAGTTGAAGATTATTCGGGCAACGGAATTCAATATAAAATGTATCAATTAGCGGAACCCAAAATAAGCAAAGACGGCAAAGCAAATATTTATAAATGGACAGTAGAAAATTTATCGACTTTTGAATTTGAGTATTATAATTATAGTTTAGAGGATTATACCCCTATACTATATACAGCACCTAAGAATTTTGAAATGGATGGAGTGAAGGGCGATATGTCTTCATGGGAATCCTTCGGTAAATGGATGGCAAAATTAAATGAAGGAAGAGATGATATTTCAAATTTAGATCTATCTGATTTGGATGGCCGAATTAAGAATGCAAACACTGACATGGATAAGATCAGGTTAGTTTATGATTATCTTCAAAATAATACGAGATATGTGAGTATTCAATTAGGAATCGGGGGGTGGCAGCCCTTCGAAGCTTCTTTTGTACATGAAAAGAAATATGGTGACTGTAAAGCATTGTCTAATTATACACAAGCCTTATTGGAGCGATATGAGGTTTACAGTTTTTATACTCTCATAAGAGCTGGAAAATATCAGAATGAAGTAAAGGAGGATTTTCCAAATGCTCATTTTAATCATGCGATTGTGACGGTTCCAATGGAAAAAGACACCATTTTTTTAGAGTGTACTTCTCAAACCAATCCATTTGGTTATACGGGCACTTTTACCAGCAATCGAAATGCGCTAATGATAACTCCCGAAGGAGGTAAATTGATAAGTACTAAGAAGTATTCTCCGGATGTTAATGCTCAGTTTACCTATGTAAAAGTGGATATGACAGATGCTGAGGAAACTTCTATTGCCTTTGAAAGGAATTATAAGGGTATGCAAATTGAAAATCATGATTTTGACCGATTATATTGGAAAGATTCCAATGAATTTAAAAAATGGTTAAGAAAACATCACGAGTGGGGAGGACAAAAGATAGGAAATTCAAACTTGCTTGCATTAACGGATAACCCGATCCCGGAAGCGGGCTACAGGGTAGAATTCACTTCTAATTCTGAGTTTGTAAATATGGGAGATCGAAAGTTTATATCTCCCGGGAGATATTTGGATAGTTATTTACCGAATTTACCAAATAAGGATAGGGAAACAGCTATTAAAGTGACCTATGGTTATACTCAATATGATACTATTCGGTATCAAATGGATCAATTTCATATTTTGGAAAAAGATTTAACAAGGCTGGAATTGAATTCAGAATATGGTGAATATTTCAGGGAATTAAAGAAAGAGGGACAGGAAATAATTTTTGTAAGGAAATTCAAGATGGTGGATGGGGAATATCCCGTTGAGAAGTATGAGGAATTTAAAGACTTTATACAAAAAGTAAGAAGTGCCGATCAGGAGAAGTTCGTTTTGCTGAATAAGACTTAA
- a CDS encoding response regulator, translated as MKALNILQVEDNEIDVLITQETLEDSWFVNKLDSVSTAEEAILYLNRKPPFQSVETPDLILLDINLPVSNGFTVLLEVKSNPKLSNTKVIILSSSTSRLDKEFAMKNGADDFFEKPLEIDLLKALILNWKGNSKFKNGAVSEAPQ; from the coding sequence ATGAAAGCACTTAATATTTTACAAGTAGAAGACAATGAGATTGATGTTCTGATAACTCAAGAAACTCTAGAGGATAGTTGGTTTGTAAACAAATTAGATTCCGTGAGCACTGCAGAAGAGGCAATTTTATACCTTAATAGAAAACCTCCGTTTCAGTCGGTAGAAACACCCGACTTAATCCTGCTAGACATAAATTTACCTGTTAGCAATGGTTTTACAGTTCTCCTAGAAGTTAAAAGTAATCCCAAATTGTCAAATACAAAAGTTATAATTTTATCATCATCCACCAGTCGCTTAGATAAGGAATTTGCCATGAAAAATGGTGCTGATGATTTTTTTGAAAAGCCTCTTGAGATTGATTTGTTAAAAGCACTTATTCTAAATTGGAAAGGAAATTCTAAATTCAAAAATGGTGCTGTATCTGAAGCCCCACAATGA